From Staphylococcus sp. M0911, a single genomic window includes:
- a CDS encoding terminase small subunit: MSGKCTQNAINNGYSSNSTHVTGRRLLRNEKVKDYIQSKKDEIIDDTILTAKETLYLLSRSAVSEETEVKEVVVKKSSFEKNPDTGHMNLVYNEHVELVEVPIKASSRLKARDLLGRYLSIFTDKIDMNMATPVFIDSIGQDDEKNDSDLKEL; the protein is encoded by the coding sequence ATGAGTGGAAAATGCACTCAAAACGCTATAAATAACGGTTATAGCTCAAATAGCACACATGTAACAGGTAGAAGATTATTGCGCAATGAGAAAGTAAAAGACTATATTCAAAGCAAGAAAGATGAGATTATAGACGATACCATTTTAACTGCGAAAGAAACACTATACTTGCTATCACGTTCAGCAGTGAGTGAGGAAACTGAAGTGAAAGAAGTTGTAGTTAAGAAAAGTTCATTTGAAAAGAACCCCGACACAGGACACATGAACCTCGTATATAACGAACATGTGGAATTAGTTGAGGTACCTATAAAAGCGAGTAGTCGTTTGAAAGCCCGTGACCTACTTGGGCGTTATCTTAGTATCTTTACTGATAAAATAGATATGAATATGGCGACACCAGTTTTTATTGATAGCATTGGTCAAGACGATGAAAAGAATGATAGTGATTTAAAAGAGTTGTAA
- a CDS encoding class I SAM-dependent methyltransferase, producing MKRLDGIPESMLIPLIARAKEYEYEKPIIKDALSKKIFDGLDDMYKNVTCDDMSQIGISIRSVIIDSVTKRLIKDNKNLIVVNIGCGLDTRFQRFNKEKISWIDLDVPESIEIRKTFFKETDSYKMIAKSMLDYSWIEDVKNYKFFNSKSNILFIFEGVLMYFDESVMTKLLHTIIKKFGDHNLVFAIEFCSKTIANNTKRHKSVSKLSSQPVFKYGYNDLNELDKVLPNKMKVINEYNYFDYHKKRWGLFGYCRYIPYLKKRLNNKIVIMEYKPAKLITHN from the coding sequence ATGAAACGACTGGATGGAATTCCCGAATCAATGTTAATTCCTTTGATAGCTCGAGCAAAAGAGTACGAATACGAAAAACCAATAATAAAAGACGCACTATCTAAAAAAATATTTGATGGTTTAGATGATATGTACAAAAATGTTACATGTGATGATATGTCTCAAATTGGAATTAGTATACGTTCTGTGATAATAGATAGTGTTACTAAAAGGCTTATCAAGGATAATAAAAATTTGATTGTGGTCAATATAGGTTGTGGCTTAGATACAAGGTTTCAAAGATTTAATAAAGAAAAAATATCGTGGATAGATTTAGATGTACCTGAATCAATAGAAATACGAAAAACATTTTTTAAAGAAACAGATAGTTATAAGATGATAGCTAAATCAATGCTGGATTACAGTTGGATTGAAGATGTTAAAAATTATAAATTTTTTAATAGTAAGTCAAATATATTGTTTATCTTTGAAGGTGTATTGATGTATTTTGATGAGAGTGTAATGACTAAATTATTACATACTATTATTAAAAAGTTTGGAGATCATAATTTGGTCTTTGCGATTGAATTTTGCTCAAAAACAATTGCAAATAATACAAAAAGACATAAATCTGTATCAAAATTATCCTCACAACCTGTTTTTAAATATGGATACAATGATTTAAATGAATTGGATAAAGTTTTACCAAATAAAATGAAAGTTATAAATGAATATAATTACTTTGACTACCATAAGAAAAGGTGGGGGCTCTTTGGGTATTGTAGATATATACCTTATCTGAAAAAAAGGCTAAACAATAAAATAGTAATTATGGAATATAAACCAGCTAAATTAATCACTCATAATTGA
- a CDS encoding iron-hydroxamate ABC transporter substrate-binding protein encodes MKRLIGILLCSLFILTACSTSVDKTSDSTKTIDYKIENGKTLKVPEKPKRVAVLTGFYVGDFIKLGIKPIAVSDITKDSSILKPYLKGVDYIGENDVEKVAKEKPDLIVVDAMDKNIKKYQKIAPTVPYTYNKYNHKEILKEIGKLTNNEDKAKKWIEEWEDKTRKDKKEIQSKIGQATASVFEPDEKQIYIYNSTWGRGLDIVHDAFGMPMTKQYKDKLQEDKKGYASISKENISKYAGDYIFLSKPSYGKFDFEKTHTWQNIEAVKKGHVISYKAEDYWFTDPITLEHLRSKLKKEILNKSH; translated from the coding sequence ATGAAAAGATTAATTGGAATTTTATTATGTAGTTTATTTATTTTGACTGCGTGTTCAACATCTGTCGATAAAACAAGTGACTCGACAAAGACTATAGACTATAAAATTGAAAATGGTAAAACACTGAAAGTACCAGAGAAACCTAAAAGAGTTGCTGTATTAACTGGATTTTATGTTGGTGATTTTATAAAGTTAGGAATCAAACCAATTGCTGTTTCAGATATAACTAAAGATTCTTCAATTTTAAAACCTTATTTAAAAGGGGTTGATTATATTGGAGAAAATGATGTTGAAAAAGTTGCTAAAGAAAAACCCGATTTAATTGTTGTAGATGCTATGGATAAAAATATTAAAAAATACCAAAAAATAGCGCCAACAGTCCCATATACATATAATAAATACAATCATAAAGAAATATTAAAAGAAATAGGCAAGTTGACTAATAATGAGGATAAAGCAAAAAAATGGATTGAAGAGTGGGAAGATAAAACTAGAAAAGATAAAAAAGAAATTCAAAGTAAAATTGGTCAAGCAACAGCATCTGTGTTTGAACCAGATGAAAAGCAAATATACATATATAACTCTACATGGGGTCGTGGTTTGGATATTGTTCATGATGCATTCGGTATGCCAATGACAAAGCAATATAAAGATAAATTACAAGAAGATAAAAAAGGTTATGCTTCGATTTCAAAAGAAAATATTAGTAAATATGCTGGTGATTATATATTTTTAAGTAAGCCTTCATACGGGAAATTTGATTTTGAAAAAACACATACATGGCAGAATATTGAAGCTGTAAAAAAAGGACATGTAATTTCATATAAAGCAGAAGATTATTGGTTCACAGATCCTATTACATTAGAACATTTGAGAAGTAAATTAAAAAAAGAAATTTTAAATAAATCTCACTAG
- a CDS encoding DUF3102 domain-containing protein, translating to MFEIGRRLKHVKENDLAHGEFGKWLEKVNLNKSQASKFITIVENHQEEISTSKKSMNILYEIATLPEPERTKEHITSNGETKIPY from the coding sequence ATTTTCGAGATTGGTCGAAGACTAAAACATGTGAAAGAGAACGATTTAGCACACGGAGAGTTTGGTAAGTGGCTTGAAAAAGTTAATTTGAATAAATCGCAAGCAAGTAAATTTATAACAATAGTAGAAAATCATCAAGAAGAAATTTCGACGTCGAAAAAATCAATGAATATTTTATACGAAATCGCAACTCTTCCCGAACCAGAACGCACCAAAGAACACATAACATCAAATGGTGAAACTAAAATTCCATACTAA
- a CDS encoding Abi family protein, with amino-acid sequence MKPFESHNKQLKILRRRGMEVPSSAKRDLENENYYNIINGYKDLFLELDVNGNFLVPDKYKQGTHFKEVFSLYKLDRKFRNVLLEYLLVFETHIKSRISYYFSEKYREPHSYLYFKNYSSDTSKTDSIVKMVATFSSVMSNRKNKPLKHYINTHNGVPLWILVNYLTLGNVSKMYSNLDDDLRLEVAKDYKRKLERDYKTRVQITPSDVDSILQQAHMFRNVCAHEERLYDYKIDRAKSRANIFANYNKIYDKEYVPTMNGSYVFDLLISLCLFLNKHDYIKLMKNMDKLISNYSHSFYTITIDDLYTKMNFPDQTKILDML; translated from the coding sequence ATGAAGCCATTTGAAAGTCATAATAAACAATTGAAAATTCTAAGAAGAAGAGGAATGGAAGTACCGAGTAGTGCTAAAAGAGATTTAGAAAATGAAAATTATTATAATATCATAAATGGTTATAAAGATTTATTTTTAGAACTAGATGTTAATGGTAATTTTTTGGTTCCTGATAAATATAAGCAAGGTACTCATTTTAAAGAAGTCTTTTCTTTATACAAACTAGATAGAAAATTTAGGAATGTTTTATTAGAGTATTTGTTAGTATTTGAAACTCATATTAAATCAAGAATTTCATATTATTTTAGCGAAAAATATAGAGAACCACATTCATATTTATACTTTAAAAATTATTCATCTGACACAAGTAAGACAGATAGCATCGTGAAAATGGTTGCTACATTTAGCTCGGTTATGAGTAATAGAAAAAATAAACCATTAAAACATTATATTAATACTCATAATGGAGTGCCACTATGGATATTGGTGAATTATTTAACTTTAGGTAATGTTTCAAAAATGTATTCCAATTTGGATGATGATCTTCGATTGGAAGTTGCTAAAGACTATAAAAGGAAATTGGAAAGAGATTATAAAACACGTGTTCAAATAACTCCATCAGATGTAGACAGTATACTACAACAAGCACATATGTTTCGTAACGTGTGTGCGCATGAAGAAAGATTGTATGATTATAAAATAGACAGGGCTAAAAGTAGAGCTAATATATTCGCCAATTATAACAAAATATACGATAAAGAATACGTTCCTACAATGAATGGTAGTTATGTATTCGATTTGTTGATTTCACTATGTCTATTTTTGAATAAACATGATTACATAAAATTGATGAAAAACATGGATAAACTAATAAGTAATTATTCACATTCTTTCTATACAATTACTATAGATGACCTATATACAAAAATGAATTTTCCAGATCAAACAAAAATACTGGATATGTTATAA
- a CDS encoding terminase small subunit has protein sequence MSELTAKQARFVNEYIRTLNVTQSAIKAGYSANSAHVTGCRLLKKPHIKQYIQEQKDKIIDENVLTAKELLHVLTNAAVGDETETKEVVVKRGEYKENPQSGKVQLVYNEHVELIEVPIKPSDRLKARDMLGKYHKLFTDKHDINGNVPIFINIGEWDGDDEELDKTVKDVSNANPNHTVIVDDIPLED, from the coding sequence ATGAGTGAGTTAACGGCAAAACAAGCGCGTTTTGTGAATGAATACATTAGAACACTTAATGTGACACAAAGTGCCATAAAAGCAGGCTATAGCGCAAATAGTGCACATGTGACAGGGTGTAGGTTATTGAAGAAACCACACATCAAACAATATATACAAGAACAAAAAGATAAGATTATAGATGAAAATGTATTAACTGCAAAAGAGTTACTACATGTGCTTACGAATGCGGCAGTCGGTGATGAAACAGAAACTAAAGAAGTTGTGGTCAAGCGTGGGGAATATAAAGAGAATCCACAAAGTGGCAAAGTACAGTTAGTCTATAATGAACATGTTGAACTGATAGAGGTGCCAATTAAACCTAGTGATCGTTTAAAAGCTCGTGATATGTTGGGTAAATACCATAAGTTATTTACAGATAAGCATGATATCAACGGTAATGTGCCGATATTCATTAATATCGGTGAGTGGGACGGAGACGATGAGGAATTAGATAAAACTGTAAAAGATGTATCTAACGCTAATCCTAACCATACTGTGATTGTGGATGATATACCGTTAGAGGATTGA
- a CDS encoding pathogenicity island protein gives MDKKQIKGFVCDYHKRTRSDVLIDDEINTGEFFSIGDENSNEWMADDNIDDHIVKNHLEMIVDQVANDKEFYIFDSLIQGRSFKDISNVLEYSEQSVRLWYETLLDKIVEVIE, from the coding sequence ATGGATAAAAAGCAAATAAAAGGCTTCGTGTGTGATTATCATAAGCGAACTAGAAGTGATGTGTTGATAGATGATGAAATAAATACCGGTGAATTCTTTTCAATAGGTGATGAAAATTCTAATGAATGGATGGCAGACGATAACATTGATGATCATATTGTAAAGAATCACTTAGAAATGATTGTTGACCAAGTAGCTAATGATAAAGAGTTTTATATTTTCGATTCTTTAATACAAGGACGTAGTTTTAAAGATATTAGCAATGTCTTAGAGTATTCAGAACAATCTGTAAGATTATGGTATGAAACCTTATTAGATAAAATTGTGGAGGTGATAGAATGA
- a CDS encoding spore coat protein → MKLLKTKNCLYYRNGDNKLSEYQLLTQFNPAFINKKIKMCEFQIESMYHMSASTTTCDEIMGVVSVSYPIEKLVIQIIETKARLQNYKKRSISNMALLKNVLTFYTEKEKKQVVKYMRSNGRYKPYNVIERLQVDLYRESIKQRSERQKQRNTAIENSKIARVNAYHQSTYVKVV, encoded by the coding sequence ATGAAACTGCTTAAAACGAAGAATTGTTTATATTATCGTAATGGCGACAATAAATTATCTGAGTATCAACTATTAACGCAATTTAACCCAGCATTTATTAATAAAAAAATTAAGATGTGTGAATTCCAAATTGAAAGTATGTACCATATGAGTGCGTCGACCACAACATGTGATGAAATAATGGGGGTTGTGTCTGTCTCATATCCAATTGAAAAACTAGTTATCCAAATTATTGAAACAAAGGCAAGATTACAAAACTATAAAAAACGATCTATAAGTAATATGGCATTACTGAAAAATGTACTTACCTTTTATACAGAAAAAGAGAAGAAGCAAGTTGTAAAATATATGCGTTCAAATGGACGATATAAGCCCTACAACGTCATTGAACGCTTACAGGTTGATTTGTACCGAGAAAGTATTAAACAACGTTCAGAACGTCAAAAACAAAGAAATACAGCAATTGAAAACAGTAAGATTGCACGAGTAAATGCATATCACCAATCTACATATGTAAAAGTGGTGTAA
- a CDS encoding pathogenicity island protein gives MESIAEKETYHLPTEHLQVFNVIKNTSNKYITKTKILNQLGYEYNSSNERWLRRVINSLVYDYGYPIGCSYKPSERGYYTITTEQEKQQAMRSIKKLADGSMKRYEALKRIEV, from the coding sequence ATGGAAAGTATCGCAGAAAAAGAGACGTATCATTTACCCACCGAACACCTGCAAGTTTTCAATGTGATAAAAAATACGTCCAATAAATATATTACTAAAACTAAAATCTTAAATCAATTGGGATATGAATATAATTCAAGCAATGAACGATGGTTACGAAGAGTAATCAATTCATTAGTATATGATTATGGCTATCCTATCGGATGCAGTTATAAACCTAGTGAACGTGGTTATTACACCATTACGACAGAACAAGAAAAGCAACAAGCGATGAGAAGTATTAAGAAATTAGCTGATGGCAGTATGAAACGCTATGAAGCTTTGAAACGAATTGAAGTGTAA
- a CDS encoding pathogenicity island protein, with product MNVETIVNQFETRAGTLLRYYTGLLEHSKVQPCCFKLYNDPFDMVYVMMNGKLFGHVYIKDCKVRQSFELASPKHTEGLIRSIEGHYVGYELHDGKQLSISDMMASHLFEDEYFMYGLQTYAESNNSDVFEYLENGFDTDTLEGIQSSNTDVIANIEMLYQIATGINEPAPELVEGLKLVTEFVQDEKATQEDYKALERKLTELKSSYYSLNK from the coding sequence ATGAACGTAGAAACTATCGTAAACCAATTTGAAACACGAGCAGGCACGTTACTAAGGTACTACACAGGATTATTAGAACATAGTAAAGTGCAACCATGTTGCTTTAAGTTATACAATGATCCATTTGATATGGTTTATGTGATGATGAACGGGAAGTTATTCGGTCATGTATATATTAAAGATTGTAAAGTAAGGCAATCATTTGAATTAGCGTCACCTAAGCACACTGAGGGGCTTATAAGAAGCATAGAGGGGCATTATGTAGGTTATGAATTACATGACGGTAAACAGCTTTCTATTAGTGATATGATGGCTAGTCATTTGTTTGAAGATGAATATTTTATGTATGGATTACAAACATATGCAGAATCAAATAATAGTGATGTGTTTGAGTACCTAGAAAATGGATTTGATACTGATACACTTGAGGGCATTCAATCGAGTAATACTGATGTGATAGCGAATATTGAAATGTTGTATCAGATAGCTACGGGAATCAATGAACCAGCACCAGAGTTAGTTGAGGGATTAAAATTAGTAACTGAGTTTGTACAAGATGAGAAGGCTACACAAGAGGATTACAAGGCTTTAGAACGTAAGTTAACTGAGTTGAAGTCATCTTATTACAGTTTGAATAAGTAA
- a CDS encoding bifunctional DNA primase/polymerase, with protein MTGYHVAKQLLKKNIEVIPLNNHKKPTVSFADIDITDEFIEYHSNIYHQTNVLGVLTRGVWCIDIDVDHEDGKNGFVSLKQIPYYEELVTNAQNTLVQTTASGGKHIIFKKHDNIEYGQKIGYLPSVDIKAHPNNYFVLAGSQTAKGIYTHNGVNVTKYQGEFEKRIFSKAGNYKQQVLEPYSIRRALPNYSFSHVRVGKGGEGKRAYQRIIDGQSEYRNNDLYKAVSYAIQCNVDIEPLRVLIGDNKNGDVFTERDWEATVRSASR; from the coding sequence ATGACAGGTTATCATGTAGCAAAACAATTATTAAAAAAGAATATTGAAGTGATACCACTTAATAATCACAAAAAGCCAACAGTTTCATTTGCTGATATAGATATTACCGATGAATTCATTGAATATCATTCTAATATTTATCATCAAACCAATGTATTGGGCGTATTAACACGAGGTGTATGGTGTATCGACATTGATGTAGATCATGAAGATGGTAAGAATGGTTTCGTTAGTTTGAAACAAATACCATATTACGAAGAACTTGTTACCAATGCACAAAATACATTAGTACAGACAACGGCAAGTGGTGGGAAACATATCATATTCAAAAAGCATGACAATATCGAATACGGACAGAAGATAGGTTATTTACCATCTGTTGATATCAAAGCACATCCCAATAATTATTTTGTGCTTGCAGGTAGTCAAACAGCTAAAGGTATATACACTCATAACGGTGTCAATGTAACTAAGTATCAAGGAGAGTTTGAGAAACGAATATTTTCTAAAGCTGGTAATTACAAACAACAAGTATTAGAGCCGTATTCCATTCGACGAGCACTACCTAATTATAGTTTTAGTCACGTAAGAGTTGGCAAAGGTGGAGAAGGCAAACGTGCATATCAACGCATTATAGACGGTCAAAGTGAATATAGGAACAATGATTTATATAAAGCAGTAAGTTACGCGATTCAATGTAACGTAGATATTGAGCCGTTACGTGTATTGATTGGAGATAATAAAAACGGCGATGTATTTACTGAGAGAGACTGGGAGGCGACAGTTAGAAGTGCAAGCCGTTAA
- a CDS encoding phage resistance protein, with protein sequence MDEVSLYKKHFEFHSKLDYVSTINLSRIKEISKRINFASISTDRQVFNNKGNVYHREKDNVAGDYISNLTLDYTIKPKEIGLVYGTVNIKTVDKNGEEEKQSTFKTSHFHNYARFIADLISDRVIYSKQLDCFIIVKNNQYEVIDNTNFALTYPVDNKYYIDDFLDVMLELYREHLNVTHNFKIYPYCIAGNDWVYDCQNLTLTEQKLKSDELYSIKYDVDIKDINLEIPRNFFDLVTDNEKSKNNLMLTHAYTMYRKMKLIQAEKWFLLKDFGRSGKGLFMATFEKLMTVNKVNFDSLISGGFESANEWMNFYGADIAHANETGEITKQMMRILRKIATGETISGRGIGRNAFTFKNNAVLILDTNESVDTGEITANTTRTVKISLKDRPINETDEERYQIFKPYWDYIQPNGNISVSASVSFLIASLEYLKENGREFKFKDVTLKYYFNEDELTETQITMIRLLSKQGFILAGDETLQRLIEQDYSSLRYKNAKEDMRKIGISINNQKKIDGVNTKVHKVGNIELFNMALELISEH encoded by the coding sequence ATGGACGAAGTATCACTTTATAAAAAACATTTCGAATTTCATTCTAAATTAGATTATGTTTCAACAATTAATCTATCTAGGATAAAAGAGATAAGCAAGCGTATAAACTTTGCATCAATCTCAACAGATAGACAAGTTTTTAATAACAAAGGAAATGTATATCACCGAGAAAAAGATAATGTTGCAGGTGATTATATTAGTAATCTTACTTTAGATTATACCATAAAACCAAAAGAAATTGGGCTTGTTTATGGTACCGTCAATATCAAGACTGTTGATAAAAATGGTGAAGAAGAAAAACAATCTACGTTTAAAACCAGTCATTTTCATAACTATGCACGTTTTATAGCTGATCTAATTTCTGACAGGGTCATTTATTCAAAACAACTAGACTGCTTTATTATAGTTAAGAATAACCAGTATGAAGTGATAGACAATACAAACTTTGCGTTAACCTATCCAGTTGATAACAAGTACTATATTGATGATTTCTTAGATGTGATGTTAGAGCTTTACCGCGAACATTTAAATGTAACTCATAACTTTAAGATTTATCCATATTGCATTGCAGGTAATGACTGGGTATATGATTGCCAAAATTTAACGCTTACAGAACAAAAATTAAAAAGTGATGAGCTCTACTCAATTAAATATGACGTAGATATTAAAGATATCAATTTAGAAATACCCAGAAACTTCTTTGATTTAGTAACTGACAATGAAAAGAGTAAAAACAATTTAATGCTAACACACGCTTATACAATGTATCGAAAAATGAAATTGATACAAGCAGAAAAGTGGTTTTTACTTAAAGATTTTGGTCGTTCTGGAAAAGGTTTGTTTATGGCTACATTTGAAAAATTGATGACAGTGAACAAAGTTAATTTTGATAGCCTTATTTCTGGTGGTTTTGAATCGGCAAATGAGTGGATGAATTTTTACGGTGCAGATATAGCTCATGCTAATGAGACAGGTGAAATCACTAAACAAATGATGCGCATATTAAGAAAAATAGCAACAGGTGAAACAATTTCTGGACGGGGCATTGGAAGAAACGCATTTACATTTAAAAATAACGCCGTATTAATACTAGATACAAATGAAAGTGTCGATACTGGTGAAATTACAGCCAATACAACGCGAACAGTTAAAATATCGCTAAAGGATAGACCCATAAATGAAACTGATGAAGAACGTTATCAGATTTTTAAGCCTTATTGGGATTATATACAACCTAATGGCAACATTTCAGTTAGTGCATCAGTGTCATTCTTAATAGCGAGTTTGGAATATTTAAAAGAAAATGGAAGAGAATTTAAATTTAAGGATGTAACGCTCAAGTATTATTTTAATGAAGATGAATTGACTGAAACTCAAATTACTATGATCAGATTGTTATCAAAACAGGGCTTTATATTAGCAGGCGATGAAACTTTACAACGCTTGATAGAACAAGATTACTCAAGTTTACGTTACAAGAACGCTAAAGAAGACATGAGGAAAATTGGCATTAGTATCAATAATCAAAAGAAAATAGACGGGGTAAATACAAAAGTTCATAAAGTTGGAAACATTGAATTATTTAATATGGCTTTAGAACTAATTTCTGAACACTAA
- a CDS encoding DUF1474 family protein — translation MNWEIRNLMCNIEIVKGKLEDVATTHTWFVDGRFTKRSLKTEEEVVNYGLAYNEHRIHNEQVTELMLTYLEELDSLMNKFHEIEKASLSTDQSESNANVQSI, via the coding sequence ATGAATTGGGAGATTAGAAATTTAATGTGCAATATAGAGATAGTAAAAGGAAAGTTGGAAGATGTAGCGACTACACATACATGGTTTGTAGATGGACGATTTACGAAGAGATCGTTAAAAACTGAAGAAGAAGTGGTTAATTACGGTCTAGCGTATAACGAACATAGAATTCACAACGAACAAGTTACAGAATTAATGCTTACTTATTTGGAAGAATTAGACAGTTTAATGAATAAGTTTCATGAAATAGAAAAAGCGTCACTCTCCACCGACCAAAGCGAAAGTAACGCAAATGTACAAAGTATTTAA
- a CDS encoding pathogenicity island protein, producing MRKQVIITKTVVGWHNIKDTQHNLMLNIPPKVFGQYFPDVSKDVQVACLEMDLSKITEIKNKKKVGS from the coding sequence GTGCGAAAACAAGTTATTATTACAAAAACAGTAGTTGGCTGGCACAACATTAAAGATACTCAACATAATTTAATGTTAAATATACCGCCAAAAGTATTTGGACAGTACTTTCCTGATGTTAGTAAAGATGTTCAAGTTGCGTGTTTAGAAATGGATTTATCAAAAATTACAGAAATTAAAAATAAGAAAAAAGTAGGTAGTTAA
- a CDS encoding helix-turn-helix transcriptional regulator: protein MTKLTYPMLYITRKEKGDTQKKVASKLGISPQRYQLKESGKAIFNLNECQILSEMYDMPIDELFSSKIKVEGSRQ from the coding sequence ATGACAAAACTAACTTATCCAATGTTATACATTACTAGAAAAGAAAAAGGTGACACGCAAAAGAAAGTTGCTAGCAAACTTGGTATTAGTCCACAACGCTACCAGTTAAAGGAAAGTGGTAAAGCAATATTTAATTTAAATGAGTGTCAGATTCTTTCAGAAATGTATGACATGCCAATTGATGAGTTATTTTCATCAAAAATTAAAGTAGAGGGGTCAAGGCAATGA
- a CDS encoding helix-turn-helix transcriptional regulator, whose protein sequence is MRKELGLTMEEFGEKFTHKAHKSIVSKWEKGLTKPSNERLKEIAKLGNISVHQLIYGDFLGLLESIANEEIKFILDTNMCANNSFLANELSSSVSRFIFSYYERGKENFNENLFRKLLQHYLQLELDLGNRDLESLTYFAYQRTINAQELVVDYYEDSKAKEFLKDESIDEFLTTISNKYFDLLEYIDDYRVKHDLEKISEE, encoded by the coding sequence ATTAGAAAAGAATTAGGTCTTACGATGGAAGAGTTTGGTGAAAAATTCACACATAAAGCTCATAAATCTATTGTTTCAAAATGGGAAAAAGGGCTAACAAAACCAAGTAATGAAAGATTAAAAGAGATTGCTAAGTTAGGGAATATAAGTGTACATCAATTAATATACGGTGATTTTCTAGGGTTGTTAGAAAGTATTGCAAACGAGGAAATAAAGTTTATTTTAGACACAAATATGTGTGCTAACAATAGTTTTCTAGCTAATGAATTATCATCTTCAGTTTCTCGTTTTATATTTTCCTATTATGAAAGAGGTAAAGAAAATTTTAACGAAAATTTATTTAGAAAATTGTTACAACATTATTTACAATTAGAATTAGATTTAGGAAATAGAGATCTTGAATCTTTAACATATTTCGCTTATCAAAGAACAATAAATGCGCAAGAATTAGTAGTTGACTATTATGAAGATTCAAAAGCAAAAGAATTTTTAAAAGATGAGAGCATCGATGAATTCCTTACGACAATATCTAACAAATACTTTGATCTATTAGAATACATTGATGACTATAGAGTTAAACATGATCTAGAGAAAATTAGTGAAGAGTGA